A DNA window from Malus domestica chromosome 12, GDT2T_hap1 contains the following coding sequences:
- the LOC103449503 gene encoding small ribosomal subunit protein eS17w-like, whose translation MGRVRTKTVKKSSRQVIERYYSRMTLDFHTNKKILEEVAIIPSKRLRNKIAGFSTHLMKRIQKGPVRGISLKLQEEERERRMDFVPEESAIKIDEISVDKETIDMLSALGMADMPGVKRVDPEAQSQNLGFVRGGPRRY comes from the coding sequence ATGGGTCGCGTCCGCACAAAAACAGTGAAGAAATCCTCCCGCCAGGTGATCGAGCGCTACTACTCGCGCATGACCCTGGACTTCCACACCAACAAGAAGATCCTCGAGGAAGTCGCCATCATCCCCTCCAAGCGCCTCCGCAACAAGATTGCCGGATTCTCCACCCACCTGATGAAGCGGATCCAGAAGGGCCCGGTCCGCGGCATCTCCCTGAAGCTGCAGGAGGAGGAGCGCGAGCGCCGCATGGACTTCGTCCCTGAGGAGTCCGCTATCAAGATCGACGAGATCTCCGTCGACAAGGAAACCATCGACATGCTCTCTGCTCTGGGCATGGCTGACATGCCCGGCGTCAAGCGGGTCGACCCGGAAGCACAGTCTCAGAATCTGGGGTTCGTGCGTGGTGGACCCAGAAGGTACTGA
- the LOC139190118 gene encoding uncharacterized protein, translated as MDGETKGEGSRSRLREKDRRTERLRERRIEIEAEGEGWTDDGETEGEKERLQKKRLRERSRERESLESGEKERTEREDRCEGWGIGMEGRGNIGGRGGHSDSSGGCAYGGGRRGDGGLNNGCGNSEGDGDCGCGGNEVDYDCGSVGNNGGSNSTCGERI; from the exons ATGGACGGAGAGACTaagggagaaggatcgagatcgAGGCTGAGGGAGAAGGATAGACGGAcggagagactgagggagagaaggatcgagatcgAGGCTGAGGGAGAAGGATGGACGGACGAcggagagactgagggagagaaggagagactgc AGAAGAAGAGACTGAGGGAGAGAAGCAGGGAGAGGGAGAGCCTGGAAagtggagagaaagagaggactgAGAGAGAAGATAGATGTGAAGGATGGGGAATCGGGATGGAGGGGAG AGGTAACATTGGTGGTAGGGGTGGCCATAGTGACAGTAGTGGCGGTTGTGCCTATGGTGGTGGTCGTCGTGGCGATGGTGGCCTCAACAATGGTTGTGGCAATAGTGAGGGTGATGGTGACTGTGGTTGTGGTGGCAATGAGGTTGATTATGATTGCGGTAGTGTTGGCAATAATGGTGGTAGTAATAGCACTTGTGGTGAAAG AATATAG
- the LOC103426975 gene encoding beta-ketoacyl-[acyl-carrier-protein] synthase III, chloroplastic-like isoform X1: MATNASGFFTAPTVPSQRRKIQPSIRIFGSGFPSLEGISKRVFCSSTFEGAEKHVGASASESRSPKLVTKGCKLIGCGSAVPSLKISNDDLAKVVDTNDEWISVRTGIRNRRVISGKESLTTLAVEAAHKALEMAQVDVDDVDLILVCTSTPDDIFGCAPKVQKALGCARNPLAYDITAACSGFILGLVSAYCHIKAGGFKNVLVIGADALSRIVDWTDRGTCILFGDAAGAVLIQACNGEDDGLLSFDVHSDGEGYRHLNAALKENETDDELGSNGSVLGFPPRQASYSCLQMNGKEVFRFAVRVVPQSIEYSLAKAGLPASSIDWLLLHQANQRILDAVSTRLQIPSEQVISNLANYGNTSAGSIPLALDEAVRSGKVKPGHTIAAAGFGAGLTWASTIFRWG, from the exons ATGGCCACCAATGCATCTGGGTTCTTCACTGCTCCTACAGTTCCTAGCCAGAGGAGGAAGATTCAGCCTTCAATACGCATTTTTGGATCTGGGTTTCCTTCCCTTGAGGGAATCTCCAAGAGGGTATTCTGCTCCAGCACTTTTGAAGGCGCAGAGAAGCATGTCGGAGCTTCCGCTTCTGAATCTCGATCACCCAA gCTTGTCACTAAAGGCTGCAAGTTAATTGGATGCGGCTCAGCAGTACCCAGTCTTAAGATTTCAAATGACGATCTTGCGAAAGTAGTAGATACAAACGATGAATGGATATCTGTTCGCACTGGGATTCGTAATCGACGAGTTATTTCAG GCAAAGAGAGCCTGACAACGTTAGCGGTCGAGGCAGCGCATAAAGCTCTTGAGATGGCACAGGTTGATGTTGATGATGTGGACCTAATCTTGGTGTGCACATCTACGCCTGATGATATCTTTGGCTGTGCCCCTAAG GTTCAGAAAGCACTCGGCTGCGCAAGGAATCCTTTAGCGTATGATATTACAGCTGCTTGTAGTGGATTTATTTTGGGTCTAGTATCAGCATATTGTCACATTAAGG CTGGTGGATTTAAAAATGTTCTTGTTATTGGGGCTGATGCTCTTTCTCGGATTGTTGACTGGACCGATAGAGGAACGTGTATTCTCTTCGGGGATGCTGCTGGGGCTGTATTAATACAG GCCTGCAATGGTGAGGATGATGGTTTGCTTTCTTTTGATGTGCATAGTGATGGTGAAGGATACAG ACATCTAAATGCCGccttgaaagaaaatgaaacagACGATGAGTTGGGTTCTAATGGTTCAGTCCTAGGCTTCCCTCCAAGACAAGCTTCATATTCCTGCCTTCAAATGAATGGTAAAGAGGTCTTTCGATTTGCTGTGCGTGTTGTGCCACAGTCAATTGAGTATTCCCTTGCAAAGGCTGGTCTCCCTGCATCTAGCATTGATTGGTTACTGCTCCATCAG GCAAACCAGAGGATCCTTGATGCGGTTTCTACTCGCTTGCAAATCCCATCAGAACAGGTGATTTCAAACTTGGCAAACTATGGCAACACGAGTGCTGGTTCCATACCGTTGGCATTGGACGAAGCCGTGAGAAGCGGGAAGGTGAAACCAGGCCATACTATTGCAGCTGCCGGTTTTGGAGCAGGTCTGACTTGGGCTTCTACCATTTTCAGATGGGGTTGA
- the LOC103426975 gene encoding beta-ketoacyl-[acyl-carrier-protein] synthase III, chloroplastic-like isoform X2: MATNASGFFTAPTVPSQRRKIQPSIRIFGSGFPSLEGISKRVFCSSTFEGAEKHVGASASESRSPKLVTKGCKLIGCGSAVPSLKISNDDLAKVVDTNDEWISVRTGIRNRRVISGKESLTTLAVEAAHKALEMAQVDVDDVDLILVCTSTPDDIFGCAPKVQKALGCARNPLAYDITAACSGFILGLVSAYCHIKAGGFKNVLVIGADALSRIVDWTDRGTCILFGDAAGAVLIQACNGEDDGLLSFDVHSDGEGYRHLNAALKENETDDELGSNGSVLGFPPRQASYSCLQMNGKEVFRFAVRVVPQSIEYSLAKAGLPASSIDWLLLHQFERI; encoded by the exons ATGGCCACCAATGCATCTGGGTTCTTCACTGCTCCTACAGTTCCTAGCCAGAGGAGGAAGATTCAGCCTTCAATACGCATTTTTGGATCTGGGTTTCCTTCCCTTGAGGGAATCTCCAAGAGGGTATTCTGCTCCAGCACTTTTGAAGGCGCAGAGAAGCATGTCGGAGCTTCCGCTTCTGAATCTCGATCACCCAA gCTTGTCACTAAAGGCTGCAAGTTAATTGGATGCGGCTCAGCAGTACCCAGTCTTAAGATTTCAAATGACGATCTTGCGAAAGTAGTAGATACAAACGATGAATGGATATCTGTTCGCACTGGGATTCGTAATCGACGAGTTATTTCAG GCAAAGAGAGCCTGACAACGTTAGCGGTCGAGGCAGCGCATAAAGCTCTTGAGATGGCACAGGTTGATGTTGATGATGTGGACCTAATCTTGGTGTGCACATCTACGCCTGATGATATCTTTGGCTGTGCCCCTAAG GTTCAGAAAGCACTCGGCTGCGCAAGGAATCCTTTAGCGTATGATATTACAGCTGCTTGTAGTGGATTTATTTTGGGTCTAGTATCAGCATATTGTCACATTAAGG CTGGTGGATTTAAAAATGTTCTTGTTATTGGGGCTGATGCTCTTTCTCGGATTGTTGACTGGACCGATAGAGGAACGTGTATTCTCTTCGGGGATGCTGCTGGGGCTGTATTAATACAG GCCTGCAATGGTGAGGATGATGGTTTGCTTTCTTTTGATGTGCATAGTGATGGTGAAGGATACAG ACATCTAAATGCCGccttgaaagaaaatgaaacagACGATGAGTTGGGTTCTAATGGTTCAGTCCTAGGCTTCCCTCCAAGACAAGCTTCATATTCCTGCCTTCAAATGAATGGTAAAGAGGTCTTTCGATTTGCTGTGCGTGTTGTGCCACAGTCAATTGAGTATTCCCTTGCAAAGGCTGGTCTCCCTGCATCTAGCATTGATTGGTTACTGCTCCATCAG TTTGAACGAATATAG